The stretch of DNA CAGTATGTGTCACAGCCGATGGATCAGGAGCTGGACCTGCACGCGCCCTGGATCGACTACGTTGAGGTGAGCTGCCCCGACTGCAGCGCACGCATGACGCGCGAACCCTATCTGCTGGATTGCTGGTTCAATGCGGGCCTGATGCCCTGGGGGCAATTCGGCTATCCGGCCAAACCCGGCAGCGAAGCCCTGTTCGAGAACCAGTACCCGGCGGACTTCATCTGCGAGGGACTGGATCAGACCCGCGGCTGGTTCTACACCTTGCTGGCGCTGTCCACGATTCTCACCGGCCGCAGCAGTTTTCGCAATGTGATCTGCACGGGTCTGATCGCGGACAAGGACGGTCGCAAGATGTCCAAGACCCTGGGCAACGTGGTGGACCCGGGCGAGCTCTTCGAGCGTTTCGGGGCCGACGCGGTGCGCTGGACATTCTACAACAGCCACCCCTGGGGTCAGAAGCGCTACAGCGATGACCTGGTGCGGGACGCGGTGCGCGACATCGTGATTCCCTACTGGAACATCTACAGCTTCTTCGTGACCTACGCCAACATCGAGGACTGGACCTTTGACGGCCAGCCCGGCCAGCTTTCCGAGCTGGATCGCTGGATCCGCAGCGCCAGCGTGCGTGTGATCGGACAGGTGGAGCAGGCCCTCGAGGGGTATGATGTCTACACGGCCAGCACGGCCCTGCTGGCCTACATCGAGGATCTCAGCAACTGGTACATCCGTCGCAGCCGTACCCGGTTCTGGAAGAGCGAGGATGGTGCCGACAAACAGGCCGCATTCAGTACTCTCTACCGCTGCATCCGGGACCTGACGCTGATCCTGGCACCGTTCCTGCCCTTCGTCACCGAGACCGTGTATCAGCGACTGATCCGGCGCGCCGAGCCCGGGCTTCCCGAATCCGTGCATCTCTGTCGTTGGCCGGACGTGTCACACGAACAGCGCGACGAGGTGCTTGAGAGCGAGATGAGTCTGGTCACTCACGCGGTCAATCTGGGCCGCAGCCTGCGCTCGCGACACAACATCAAGACCCGCCAGCCCCTGCGCAAGATGCTGCTGGTGGTGGGGCGCGAGAGCGATGATGCCTTCGTGCACCGCATGGAAGGCCTGATCCGCGAAGAGCTGAATGTGCGGCAGGTGGAAATCAGTCGCCGCGAGGAAGACCTGGTGCACCTGTCAGTCAAGGCCAACTATCGCGAGCTGGGGCGATTCTTCGCCAAGCGCATGCCCGAGGCGGCCGCGATCATCGCCGACTGGGGCATGAGTGAAATCGAAACCCTGGAGGCGGGCGGCACGATTGATGTGCTGGGCGTGGCGGTGGGTCTCGAGGGTATCGCGATCCAGCGCGAGGAGCGCGAGGGACTGATCGTGATCACCGAGCAGGGCTTCACCGTGGCACTGGACACGGAGCTGGACGAGGATCTGCTGCAGGAAGGTCTGGCGCGCGAATTGGTGAATCGGATCCAGACCCTGCGCAAGGAGAGCGAGCTGGATGTGACCGACCGGATTCGTCTGCAACTGGCGGGAAGTCCCGCGGTTCTGGCCGCCGCCGAGGCACATCGTGAGTACATCTGCCGGGAGACACTGGCAGTGTCCCTGGACATGGTTTCCGCAAACGGGGCATTGAAACCCGTCACATTGAACGAGGAAGAAGCGGCCATCGGACTGGAGCGATCGGCCGGGGAGGACTGATGGAACACAAGGCACTGGGAAAGAAGGAGCTGGAGCAGTGGCGCAAGATCCTGCAGCAGAAACTTCACGACGCCAAGGAAGAGCTGGAATACAGCCGCAAGGAACTGGAGAGTGGACTGTCCAGTTCGTCCGGTGAGAACAGCACGTACTCGCTGCACATGGCCGACCAGGGAACCGATGCCCAGGAACGCGAGAAGATGATGATGTTCGCCCATCGTCAGGGGAAGTTCATCAAGACCATCGAGGCGGCTCTCGAGCGTGTCGAGAACGGCACCTACGGGCTCTGCATGATCTGTGGTGCGCCAATTGGCGAGGGGCGACTCAAGGTTGTGCCCACCGCCAAGACCTGCATCGATCACAAGGAATAGCATCATCACCGGCGTCAAGGCATCCGTCATCATCGCAGGCTGCGTGATCGTGGACCAGCTGACCAAGCTGGCCACACGAAACGGCATGGCCCTGGGTGAGTCCCGCCCCCTTCTGGGCAATCTTGTCCGGCTGACCCATGTTGAGAACC from Candidatus Delongbacteria bacterium encodes:
- a CDS encoding isoleucine--tRNA ligase, whose amino-acid sequence is MSRYIPAEGQADFPALENQILDWWSAERIFEKSIEQRSEGPDWVFYDGPPGTNGKPHIGHMLQSSLKDLWPRYKTMQGFRVLRKAGWDTHGLPVELKAERELGIEDKSQIPAYGVEKFMEYCRSTVFRFKGDWEQSIRRIGRFLDLSDPYATLTNDYIQSDWWVIRQIWDKGLLYRDFRIMPYCARCGTTLSSFEVAQGYQDVMDLTLTARFPVVGLERTYFLAWTTTPWTLIGNTALALNPELDYVFVEVDGDTLILARELVESVLDGHAFRLVKTVKGRELDGMAYTPLWDFFAGPDTEGRVPHHALMGDFVTAEDGTGIVHLALYGEDDYRMIKRDNLPRIQHVDETGHFIEGCGPYTGRYFKADGLDLEILKDLQSRGLLQHKHKHTHSYPHCYKCENPLMYFARTSWFIRTSAVREQLLAANAEINWYPGYIKDGRFGNWLENNIDWGVSRDRYWGSPMPIWSCACGKQLCVASKAELQQYVSQPMDQELDLHAPWIDYVEVSCPDCSARMTREPYLLDCWFNAGLMPWGQFGYPAKPGSEALFENQYPADFICEGLDQTRGWFYTLLALSTILTGRSSFRNVICTGLIADKDGRKMSKTLGNVVDPGELFERFGADAVRWTFYNSHPWGQKRYSDDLVRDAVRDIVIPYWNIYSFFVTYANIEDWTFDGQPGQLSELDRWIRSASVRVIGQVEQALEGYDVYTASTALLAYIEDLSNWYIRRSRTRFWKSEDGADKQAAFSTLYRCIRDLTLILAPFLPFVTETVYQRLIRRAEPGLPESVHLCRWPDVSHEQRDEVLESEMSLVTHAVNLGRSLRSRHNIKTRQPLRKMLLVVGRESDDAFVHRMEGLIREELNVRQVEISRREEDLVHLSVKANYRELGRFFAKRMPEAAAIIADWGMSEIETLEAGGTIDVLGVAVGLEGIAIQREEREGLIVITEQGFTVALDTELDEDLLQEGLARELVNRIQTLRKESELDVTDRIRLQLAGSPAVLAAAEAHREYICRETLAVSLDMVSANGALKPVTLNEEEAAIGLERSAGED
- a CDS encoding TraR/DksA C4-type zinc finger protein translates to MEHKALGKKELEQWRKILQQKLHDAKEELEYSRKELESGLSSSSGENSTYSLHMADQGTDAQEREKMMMFAHRQGKFIKTIEAALERVENGTYGLCMICGAPIGEGRLKVVPTAKTCIDHKE